From the Lathyrus oleraceus cultivar Zhongwan6 chromosome 4, CAAS_Psat_ZW6_1.0, whole genome shotgun sequence genome, one window contains:
- the LOC127137889 gene encoding serine/threonine-protein phosphatase 7 long form homolog translates to MSLLWMGESHRGTAANISEYQDGRFRVYSHTYIQPSAVIIPYLELAGFANVAKIASLKVDSKLIVALLERWRPETHTFHLPIGECTITLDDVSMLLGLRIHVKAANGPTNVTNDVYMENLGIEPTTSDKNGASVKIVWLEVVLTQKNNPNPTGAENILHAKIYILLLIATFLMPDKSHNLLHSSWLPLVGDLEKCNTYSWGSACLETLYRHMCKATHKGVKSIGGCVVLLTVWAFTRIPLLAPVSNEVPSHPYALRWCKRGMNYENNPRHHLRGYCVAIEHMEENDVRMINYNIKLI, encoded by the exons ATGTCTTTGTTATGGATGGGCGAATCACACCGTGGGACGGCGGCAAACATTTCCGAATAC CAAGACGGTAGGTTTCGGGTCTATTCACATACATACATTCAACCAAGTGCGGTTATAATACCGTATTTGGAACTAGCCGGCTTTGCAAATGTGGCCAAGATTGCAAGTCTAAAAGTAGACTCTAAACTAATTGTTGCATTGTTAGAGAGATGGAGACCGGAGACACATACCTTTCATTTACCAATAGGTGAATGTACTATCACACTAGATGATGTGAGTATGTTACTCGGTCTCCGAATCCATGTGAAAGCTGCTAATGGCCCGACAAACGTAACCAATGATGTTTACATGGAAAATTTGGGCATCGAACCAACAACTTCGGATAAAAATGGGGCTTCTGTCAAAATAGTTTGGTTAGAAGTAGTATTGACACAAAAAAATAACCCTAACCCGACCGGGGCAGAAAATATTCTTCATGCAAAAATTTATATTTTACTTTTAATTGCTACTTTTTTAATGCCAGATAAGAGTCATAATTTGTTGCATTCTTCTTGGTTACCTTTAGTAGGAGACCTTGAAAAATGTAATACATACAGTTGGGGTTCTGCTTGTCTGGAGACACTATATAGACATATGTGCAAGGCAACCCATAAAGGAGTCAAGAGCATAGGAGGATGTGTTGTATTACTAACTGTATGGGCATTCACACGCATACCCTTGTTAGCCCCGGTTAGTAACGAGGTTCCATCACATCCTTATGCATTAAG ATGGTGCAAACGAGGTATGAATTATGAAAATAATCCTCGTCATCATCTACGAGGGTACTGTGTTGCAATAGAACACATGGAAGAAAACGATGTAAGAATGATTAATTATAATATTaaacttatttaa